Proteins encoded together in one Oceanobacillus iheyensis HTE831 window:
- a CDS encoding CalY family protein, whose amino-acid sequence MGIKKQLGMGVATAVLGLSLIGGGTFAYFSDSTETSNTFAAGTLDLTAEPTEIINVENMAPGDSMVRDFELQNSGTLDINTVYLETNYTVEDAQGDNSEDFGEHIEVEFLYNVNNLDEVIYQTTLAELQDMTPEAINEHIFYPAIGNEGLAAGDSHDLVVQFNFKDSGEDQNQFQGDALNLEWTFIATQGEGEDI is encoded by the coding sequence ATGGGAATCAAAAAGCAATTAGGTATGGGTGTAGCTACAGCAGTATTGGGATTATCATTGATAGGAGGTGGCACGTTTGCATACTTTAGTGACAGCACAGAAACAAGCAACACATTCGCTGCGGGCACACTGGATCTAACAGCAGAGCCTACGGAGATTATTAATGTGGAAAATATGGCACCTGGAGATTCGATGGTTCGTGACTTTGAGCTTCAAAATAGTGGTACGCTCGATATTAATACAGTGTATTTAGAAACGAATTATACTGTTGAGGATGCACAAGGTGATAATTCCGAGGATTTTGGAGAACACATAGAAGTAGAATTTCTTTATAACGTAAATAACTTGGATGAAGTGATTTATCAAACAACATTAGCTGAGCTGCAAGACATGACACCTGAAGCGATTAATGAACATATTTTTTATCCAGCTATTGGCAATGAAGGTCTTGCGGCAGGAGACTCACATGATCTTGTCGTTCAATTCAACTTCAAAGATAGCGGAGAAGACCAAAATCAGTTCCAGGGTGATGCTTTAAACCTTGAGTGGACATTTATTGCAACACAAGGTGAAGGAGAAGATATCTAG
- a CDS encoding purple acid phosphatase family protein — translation MKNVLRDLKSEKDFKFKKRSIAALLTVGIILPSAVAVADQQEHPDAETYKPSPVPDRVLLGWEGDTATTQSVSWRTDESVTSPVAEIAVAEEGPNFTSNTSTIEAETSEEIEANLGYTSQYHTVNFEGLEPDTQYLYRVGDGANWSEWYEFTTASEEDEPFSFIYMGDAQNDIKEHWSRVMRSAYSDLSEASFIVHAGDMINHGDADEQWGEWYESAGWINGMIPSIATAGNHEYYRITNGPNTLSEYFGPQFAYPGNGPEGLEEQVGYWDYQDMRIISLDSNTGHVDIDQQAEWLDEVLENNPNKWTVITFHHPIFSSGEGRDNVALREAVLPVIEKHNVDLIFQGHDHTYARGHLSNEEDGEKEYSTGTMFVNSVSGPKMYNRSEVVWEENNAYVRSGAEDTQMYQHIYVDGDELKYESYNALGEIYDEFTMTKQSDGQKIITETEGSEEPVESTIEEVKTQVDELLAAGDISSEETARHLKTHLNSVAHYQENQSVDKAINHMNSFIELLQVIKEEQLITENAFNVLKASAEELIEQWR, via the coding sequence ATGAAGAATGTATTAAGAGATTTGAAAAGTGAAAAAGATTTCAAATTTAAAAAGCGCTCTATAGCTGCGTTGCTTACAGTTGGAATTATTTTACCAAGTGCAGTTGCTGTGGCAGATCAGCAAGAGCATCCTGATGCAGAAACGTATAAACCTAGCCCAGTTCCGGATCGAGTTTTACTAGGATGGGAAGGGGATACAGCTACAACTCAATCTGTTTCATGGAGAACAGATGAAAGTGTTACGTCTCCTGTGGCAGAAATTGCAGTAGCCGAAGAAGGGCCTAATTTTACTAGTAATACATCAACGATTGAGGCAGAAACAAGTGAAGAAATTGAGGCTAACCTTGGCTATACGAGCCAATACCATACAGTGAACTTTGAAGGTCTTGAACCAGATACACAATACTTGTATCGCGTGGGCGATGGTGCAAATTGGAGTGAGTGGTATGAGTTCACTACGGCATCAGAAGAAGACGAGCCTTTTTCATTTATTTACATGGGTGATGCTCAAAACGATATCAAAGAGCACTGGTCAAGGGTGATGCGCAGTGCGTATTCAGACTTATCTGAAGCAAGCTTTATTGTTCATGCTGGAGATATGATAAATCATGGTGATGCAGATGAGCAATGGGGTGAGTGGTATGAAAGCGCTGGATGGATTAATGGCATGATACCAAGCATTGCAACAGCAGGAAACCATGAATATTATAGAATTACAAATGGACCTAATACACTCTCTGAATATTTTGGACCTCAATTTGCCTATCCTGGTAACGGTCCTGAGGGACTAGAAGAGCAAGTAGGCTACTGGGATTACCAGGATATGCGAATTATCTCTTTAGATTCCAATACAGGACATGTAGATATTGATCAGCAAGCCGAATGGTTGGATGAGGTCCTGGAGAACAATCCGAATAAATGGACAGTTATTACGTTCCATCATCCAATTTTCTCTTCCGGAGAAGGACGTGATAACGTAGCGCTACGTGAAGCGGTATTGCCTGTGATTGAAAAGCATAATGTAGACTTAATCTTTCAAGGACATGACCACACATATGCTCGAGGACATTTGAGTAATGAAGAAGATGGAGAAAAAGAATACAGCACTGGTACGATGTTTGTTAACTCCGTCTCTGGTCCAAAGATGTATAATAGATCTGAAGTAGTTTGGGAGGAAAATAACGCTTATGTGAGAAGTGGTGCAGAAGATACTCAGATGTATCAACACATTTATGTTGATGGAGATGAATTGAAATATGAATCATATAACGCTTTAGGTGAAATATATGATGAGTTTACAATGACAAAGCAGTCAGATGGTCAGAAGATTATTACTGAAACAGAGGGGTCTGAAGAACCAGTTGAATCTACTATCGAAGAAGTGAAAACACAGGTTGATGAGTTATTGGCTGCAGGAGATATATCAAGTGAAGAAACAGCTAGGCATTTAAAGACTCACTTGAATTCAGTCGCGCATTATCAAGAAAATCAATCCGTGGATAAGGCAATAAATCATATGAATAGTTTTATAGAGTTATTGCAAGTTATAAAAGAAGAACAATTAATTACTGAGAATGCTTTCAATGTACTAAAAGCTAGTGCTGAAGAATTAATTGAACAGTGGAGATAA
- a CDS encoding energy-coupling factor transporter transmembrane component T family protein, producing MIENRNPSMKALAVLIPGIFLSFSFDMITPFIYLLYILAITFILASVPLKKWFLIFMPLSLFATSLAWMTMLYTDESYATGDVIFTFLWFEVTTGSAEVGISLALRSLCFIALSLLFVFTTNPTKFMLSLMQQCKLSPKLTYGILAGYRFLPMLQHEFELLKQAHRIRGISRAEGWQNRLQNMKQYAIPLLANSIRKAERVAIAMESKGFTGERERTYYHRMKVNRKDWIFLFGMIFALIIAYYTSYQLGYLNIFGNEIGK from the coding sequence ATGATTGAGAATAGAAATCCTAGCATGAAAGCTCTGGCAGTTTTAATTCCTGGAATATTTCTTAGTTTTTCTTTCGATATGATTACACCCTTCATCTATTTATTGTATATCTTAGCAATAACATTTATCCTAGCAAGCGTCCCATTGAAGAAATGGTTCCTGATTTTCATGCCACTTTCGTTGTTTGCTACATCACTCGCTTGGATGACAATGCTTTACACCGATGAATCCTACGCAACTGGAGACGTTATTTTTACATTTCTTTGGTTTGAAGTGACGACAGGTAGTGCTGAAGTCGGAATAAGCCTTGCTTTACGTTCCTTATGTTTTATAGCATTATCCTTATTATTTGTATTCACGACAAATCCAACAAAATTTATGTTAAGTTTAATGCAACAATGTAAGTTATCTCCAAAATTAACCTATGGTATTTTAGCTGGTTATCGCTTTTTGCCAATGTTACAACATGAATTTGAATTACTGAAACAAGCGCATCGTATCCGAGGAATCAGCAGAGCAGAAGGGTGGCAGAACCGGCTACAAAATATGAAACAATATGCTATTCCTTTGCTAGCAAATTCGATAAGAAAAGCCGAACGAGTTGCAATAGCAATGGAATCCAAAGGCTTTACTGGAGAACGCGAGCGTACGTACTATCATCGAATGAAGGTTAATAGAAAAGATTGGATATTCCTTTTTGGAATGATTTTTGCATTAATCATTGCTTATTACACGTCGTATCAACTAGGTTATTTGAATATATTTGGAAATGAGATTGGGAAATAG
- a CDS encoding ABC transporter ATP-binding protein, which yields MNKAHLDQPLFKLDNFSFMYNTSETASIHQLSLSIYENDITILMGASGSGKSTLALCLNGLYPEAVEGTTKGNILYKGKNIAEYPRGIINQEVGIVFQDPESQFCMVRVEDELAFVLENLAIPRSEMKKKIKKVLQQIGMLEYIDADIHRLSGGQKQKIALASVLLMEPKYIILDEPTANLDPMSRLEFIELIIAIQKKTNTGVLIIEHQVDDWEMYADRLVVLSKDNHILIDEKPETAFQLHQNMLRNQQIAIPMKYLDNQETIKKVSHEKSMPVCLEVHHLHYYQKKSAILKDISFSVKQGEFITILGENGAGKSTLLQCLIGLKKYHNGNILFQGKDLQAWDRKILSKHTGFVFQQPEHQFICDTVFDEVAFGMRLNNYTTSEINHRTISLLQAFRLLDHQWKNPFTLSGGQKRRLSVATMLDETPDLLLFDEPTFGQDAHTTKELMNMILELQAQGTAIIFVTHDMDLVDTYCERALVIDKGSVRFDGNPQSLWNQKELLQDTRLREPYRVRESVKREVVHMQ from the coding sequence GTGAACAAAGCGCATCTTGATCAACCCCTATTTAAACTTGATAATTTTTCATTTATGTACAATACAAGCGAAACTGCTAGTATTCATCAGTTATCTTTATCGATCTATGAAAATGACATTACCATTCTAATGGGGGCAAGTGGTTCTGGGAAAAGTACTTTGGCACTTTGTTTAAATGGACTTTATCCAGAAGCTGTAGAAGGAACCACAAAAGGAAATATTTTATATAAGGGTAAGAATATTGCCGAGTACCCAAGAGGTATAATTAACCAAGAGGTTGGCATCGTATTTCAAGACCCGGAAAGTCAATTTTGTATGGTTCGAGTGGAAGATGAATTAGCTTTTGTACTAGAAAACCTAGCTATTCCACGTTCTGAAATGAAAAAAAAGATAAAGAAGGTATTACAACAAATAGGAATGCTCGAGTACATAGATGCCGACATTCACCGTTTATCCGGAGGCCAGAAACAAAAAATAGCTTTAGCTTCTGTCTTACTAATGGAGCCAAAGTATATCATTTTAGATGAACCAACAGCGAATCTCGACCCTATGTCCAGATTAGAATTTATTGAGCTTATAATTGCAATACAAAAGAAAACAAATACCGGCGTACTAATTATTGAACATCAAGTCGATGATTGGGAAATGTATGCAGATCGGCTAGTCGTATTAAGTAAAGATAATCACATTCTAATAGATGAAAAGCCCGAAACAGCTTTCCAATTACATCAAAATATGCTGCGAAACCAACAAATTGCAATTCCAATGAAGTATCTGGATAACCAAGAAACTATTAAGAAAGTATCGCACGAAAAATCTATGCCTGTGTGTTTAGAAGTTCATCATCTTCACTATTACCAGAAGAAGTCTGCTATATTAAAGGATATTTCTTTTTCAGTTAAGCAAGGTGAATTTATTACGATATTAGGAGAAAATGGTGCTGGAAAATCTACCCTACTACAATGCTTAATCGGATTAAAAAAGTATCACAATGGTAATATCTTATTTCAAGGAAAAGATTTACAAGCATGGGATCGGAAAATATTATCGAAACATACTGGGTTTGTTTTTCAACAACCCGAGCATCAATTTATTTGTGATACGGTATTTGATGAGGTCGCTTTTGGTATGCGCTTAAACAATTATACTACTAGTGAAATTAATCATCGTACGATTTCTTTACTGCAGGCATTTCGACTATTGGATCATCAATGGAAGAATCCTTTTACACTAAGCGGAGGTCAAAAACGTCGTTTAAGTGTAGCTACAATGTTAGATGAAACACCAGATTTACTTTTATTTGATGAACCTACATTTGGACAGGATGCTCATACTACAAAAGAATTGATGAACATGATATTGGAACTGCAAGCTCAAGGAACAGCTATTATTTTTGTAACACATGATATGGATTTAGTAGATACATATTGTGAACGGGCATTAGTGATAGATAAAGGAAGCGTACGTTTTGATGGGAATCCACAATCGCTTTGGAATCAGAAAGAGTTATTACAAGATACTAGATTAAGAGAACCTTATCGTGTTCGAGAATCTGTTAAACGAGAAGTGGTGCATATGCAATGA
- a CDS encoding ECF transporter S component, whose product MTKNWKLKDVVLMSMLGVVFGLIYLAFFGVGNILFGALTPLGLGPLGYEFIFGIWFIVSIVAAYIIRKPGVAFTSETIAALTEVLIGSTSGPTLILSGMVQGLGAELAFAATGWKDYRLRILIFSGIGAAVISFPYHYFMSGYDAYASWLVGLMFVTRIISGAILSGLLGKLTADQLAKTGVLSGYPLGRERQKQREQSAS is encoded by the coding sequence ATGACGAAAAACTGGAAATTAAAAGATGTTGTTTTAATGTCAATGCTTGGAGTAGTTTTCGGGTTAATTTATCTTGCTTTCTTTGGAGTGGGAAATATATTATTTGGAGCACTCACTCCATTAGGATTAGGTCCATTAGGTTATGAATTTATATTCGGGATATGGTTTATTGTATCTATTGTTGCTGCCTACATTATTAGAAAACCAGGCGTCGCTTTCACTTCCGAAACAATTGCTGCTCTAACTGAAGTTCTAATTGGCTCTACCTCAGGACCAACATTAATATTATCCGGTATGGTACAAGGTCTCGGTGCGGAACTCGCTTTCGCAGCTACTGGTTGGAAAGATTACCGCCTGAGAATACTCATTTTTTCTGGAATTGGAGCCGCAGTGATTAGTTTTCCTTACCATTACTTCATGTCTGGATACGATGCTTATGCCTCGTGGTTAGTAGGATTAATGTTTGTCACTCGAATTATAAGCGGCGCAATTTTATCTGGTCTTCTTGGAAAATTAACAGCTGACCAACTAGCTAAAACTGGAGTGCTTAGTGGTTATCCACTAGGAAGGGAGCGTCAGAAACAACGTGAACAAAGCGCATCTTGA
- a CDS encoding Ykof family thiamine-binding protein yields the protein MTNICSTSRITGCQFTLFPMSSDFVDIILSTLEEVDTSKVWKETDDVTTCIRGKSIHIFDVTKAIFLHAAKTGEHVAMSGTFSIGCPGDSSGDVYMEESDKLMNESNSNSLKQQAGCKFSLYPLGREDYMDKIYEQIDLSKNTGVQVSHSHYATRLDGDVNDIFSALQQSFDNVREVVSHVTMTFTISANSPSNKG from the coding sequence ATGACAAACATTTGCAGTACAAGCAGAATTACAGGATGCCAATTTACTTTATTTCCGATGAGTAGTGATTTTGTCGATATTATTTTATCTACCCTTGAGGAAGTGGATACGTCAAAAGTATGGAAAGAAACAGATGATGTTACTACATGTATTCGCGGAAAATCGATTCATATCTTTGATGTGACAAAAGCTATTTTCTTACATGCAGCAAAAACTGGAGAACATGTAGCCATGAGTGGAACTTTTTCCATTGGATGCCCAGGTGATTCTTCTGGTGATGTTTACATGGAGGAGTCTGATAAATTAATGAACGAATCTAATTCAAATAGTTTAAAGCAGCAAGCAGGATGTAAATTTTCTCTATACCCGCTTGGCCGTGAAGATTATATGGATAAAATCTATGAACAAATTGATTTATCTAAAAATACAGGTGTACAGGTTAGTCATTCTCATTATGCAACACGGCTAGACGGAGATGTAAATGATATTTTCTCTGCACTACAACAATCCTTTGACAATGTACGAGAAGTTGTATCACATGTGACGATGACATTTACTATATCTGCAAATAGTCCGTCAAATAAAGGTTAA
- a CDS encoding phage holin — translation MRAALESINNKWVRLFILLVVFANTVSMLFGHQLIPFTNEEIATGLSVLALALSEIWNHWKNNSYTKSAKEADKYLKQLKI, via the coding sequence ATGAGAGCAGCTTTAGAAAGTATCAATAATAAATGGGTCCGCCTGTTTATACTTCTCGTAGTATTTGCTAATACAGTATCTATGCTATTTGGCCATCAACTCATTCCTTTTACGAATGAAGAAATTGCCACGGGATTATCAGTACTGGCATTAGCACTATCGGAGATTTGGAATCATTGGAAAAACAATAGCTATACTAAGAGCGCAAAAGAAGCAGACAAGTATTTAAAACAATTAAAAATATAA
- a CDS encoding phosphotransferase-like protein — MLNGVPRSGKSSVIKELQSLSKEIWVNLGVDQTAAMIDEKFSPGMGLRPGEEFPELEEKVKKLYIALFHSITCYSNQGLHVIVDVGFHTDYFMEFNPYEEMKKILKEENVHFFTIYCPPEVVMERRNRTWGQEWDGKQVPEYVYRWHHAVYKSNSSTHQFDTMCMSSKQIAKEILQIIN; from the coding sequence ATTTTAAATGGTGTACCACGATCCGGAAAATCAAGTGTTATTAAAGAACTTCAATCACTATCAAAGGAAATATGGGTTAATTTAGGAGTAGATCAAACAGCAGCTATGATCGATGAAAAATTTTCACCTGGAATGGGATTGAGACCTGGTGAAGAGTTTCCAGAACTAGAGGAGAAAGTGAAAAAACTTTACATTGCTTTGTTTCATTCCATTACTTGTTATAGTAACCAAGGGCTTCACGTTATTGTCGATGTAGGTTTTCATACAGATTATTTTATGGAATTTAATCCATATGAAGAAATGAAAAAAATCCTCAAAGAAGAAAATGTGCATTTTTTTACCATATATTGTCCACCTGAAGTTGTGATGGAAAGAAGAAATCGCACATGGGGACAAGAATGGGACGGTAAACAAGTGCCAGAATATGTATATCGCTGGCATCATGCAGTTTATAAGAGCAATTCATCAACACATCAATTTGATACTATGTGTATGTCTAGTAAACAAATAGCTAAAGAGATTCTTCAAATAATCAATTAG
- a CDS encoding DUF3221 domain-containing protein, with product MKKILFIFLSGLILLTFLGVVTFVMLPSSNQSSSGTSNLNEKDNQDHEIPLSEQEGTLQGYYFNGYIDMRDSFESFEEESEYIYYMSQHFDYYRNQAFDHDTDESKEDHAKYFSQLDPLNALVSFRNKTKVDLQNGDYIKVTFKGGIMESYPAQIGEVVEVEVIGRKKE from the coding sequence GTGAAGAAAATACTGTTTATTTTTCTTAGTGGATTGATATTACTTACGTTTCTTGGCGTGGTTACATTTGTTATGTTACCTAGTTCCAATCAATCGTCGTCAGGTACTTCTAATTTGAATGAAAAAGATAATCAAGATCATGAAATACCACTAAGTGAACAAGAGGGAACTCTGCAAGGTTATTATTTCAATGGTTATATCGATATGCGTGATTCGTTTGAAAGTTTTGAGGAAGAATCAGAGTACATTTACTATATGAGTCAGCATTTTGACTATTATCGCAACCAAGCTTTCGACCATGATACAGATGAATCCAAAGAAGACCACGCAAAGTATTTTAGCCAATTAGATCCTCTAAATGCGCTTGTCTCTTTTAGAAACAAGACGAAAGTTGACTTACAAAATGGTGATTATATAAAAGTGACCTTCAAAGGTGGAATTATGGAATCTTATCCAGCACAAATTGGTGAGGTTGTTGAAGTAGAAGTAATTGGCCGGAAGAAGGAATAA
- a CDS encoding lytic polysaccharide monooxygenase produces the protein MKAVFRTKSMKLFGTSIAALAFFTFAAWQTVSAHGYIEEPQSRNLLCHEQVNTDCGAIQWEPQSLEAPKGFPGPSIPDGQIASAGGAFPELDEQSANRWEKVDMDWGTNTFTWHLTAMHATTKWHYYITKPDWNPNEPLTRDQFELVPFYEIYDGGARPGQKVTHQVTIPERSGYHIILGVWDVNDTANAFYNVIDANFGGESTGPDPEPGDPEEPELPDVPEWNASTVYLGGDQVIYNGKLYQAKWWTRGDIPGSSQEWEEVVTGTTTSQDAFESITAWNTLAY, from the coding sequence ATGAAAGCAGTGTTTAGAACAAAGTCAATGAAATTATTCGGAACATCCATTGCTGCACTCGCCTTTTTTACGTTTGCTGCTTGGCAAACAGTTTCTGCACATGGTTACATCGAAGAACCTCAATCAAGGAATCTATTATGTCACGAACAAGTGAATACTGATTGTGGAGCGATTCAATGGGAGCCGCAAAGTCTAGAAGCACCAAAAGGTTTTCCAGGTCCAAGTATTCCTGATGGACAGATTGCATCTGCTGGAGGAGCTTTCCCAGAATTAGATGAGCAATCTGCAAACCGTTGGGAAAAGGTCGATATGGACTGGGGAACGAATACATTTACATGGCATCTAACTGCGATGCATGCAACTACGAAATGGCATTATTACATTACAAAACCAGATTGGAATCCTAATGAACCGCTTACAAGAGATCAATTTGAATTAGTACCATTCTATGAAATTTATGATGGAGGAGCCCGTCCAGGACAAAAAGTTACACATCAAGTAACTATACCTGAAAGATCAGGGTATCATATTATCTTAGGGGTTTGGGACGTAAATGACACGGCAAATGCTTTCTATAATGTTATTGATGCTAATTTTGGTGGAGAGTCTACAGGTCCAGATCCTGAACCAGGTGATCCAGAAGAACCTGAATTACCAGATGTACCGGAATGGAATGCAAGTACAGTGTACCTTGGTGGTGACCAAGTAATTTATAATGGCAAATTATATCAGGCGAAATGGTGGACGAGAGGAGATATTCCTGGCAGCTCCCAAGAATGGGAAGAAGTAGTTACAGGGACAACTACATCCCAAGACGCTTTTGAATCTATTACTGCTTGGAATACGCTTGCGTATTAA
- a CDS encoding 6-phospho-beta-glucosidase, producing MNGIKIVTIGGGSSYTPELIEGFIKRYDELPVNEIWLVDIEAGKEKLEIVGDLAKRMVKEANVPINIHLTLDRKEALKNADFVTTQFRVGQLEARAKDERIPLEYGVIGQETNGPGGLFKGLRTIPVILDIVKDMEEQCPNAWLINFTNPAGMVTEAVLRHSNWKKVIGLCNVPIGMKMMVANFLEVEPHRVEIDFAGLNHMVFGLHIYVDGKETTSDVLKRMTETNSTGTMENIVDLGWEPSFIEALGVLPCPYHRYYFKTDEMLDNEKENAVSSGTRAEVVKKLEDELFELYKDPTLSIKPPQLEKRGGAYYSEAACSLIDSIYNDRRDIQPVNTINRGAIQSIPYESAVEISCVITKEGPKPIIMDELPVAVQGLVSQIKSFERIAADSAVSGDYNKALLAMTINPLVPSDTIAKKILNEMLEAHKDYLPNFFEKVQ from the coding sequence ATGAACGGAATAAAAATTGTCACTATAGGTGGAGGGTCAAGCTACACCCCTGAACTTATAGAAGGATTTATTAAGCGTTATGATGAATTACCCGTCAATGAAATCTGGCTTGTAGATATTGAAGCAGGAAAAGAAAAGTTAGAAATTGTAGGTGATCTAGCAAAAAGAATGGTAAAAGAAGCAAATGTCCCTATCAATATTCATCTGACACTTGACCGAAAAGAAGCACTTAAGAACGCAGATTTTGTAACCACACAATTTCGGGTTGGCCAACTGGAAGCAAGGGCAAAAGATGAGAGAATACCTTTAGAATATGGAGTAATTGGTCAAGAAACAAATGGACCAGGTGGGTTATTTAAAGGACTTCGAACGATTCCTGTCATTCTAGATATCGTCAAAGATATGGAAGAACAATGTCCAAATGCTTGGTTAATTAACTTCACAAATCCTGCCGGAATGGTCACTGAAGCTGTGCTAAGACATAGCAATTGGAAAAAAGTTATTGGTCTGTGCAATGTTCCTATAGGGATGAAGATGATGGTTGCAAACTTTTTAGAAGTGGAGCCACATCGAGTAGAAATAGACTTTGCTGGACTCAACCATATGGTCTTCGGTTTACATATTTATGTAGACGGAAAAGAAACTACTTCTGATGTATTAAAACGAATGACAGAGACTAATTCCACTGGTACTATGGAAAATATTGTTGACCTGGGATGGGAACCCTCCTTTATTGAAGCCCTAGGAGTCCTTCCATGTCCATACCATCGTTATTATTTTAAAACAGATGAGATGCTTGACAATGAAAAAGAAAATGCCGTATCAAGCGGTACTCGTGCAGAGGTAGTAAAAAAATTAGAAGATGAGTTATTTGAGCTGTATAAAGACCCGACTCTATCAATTAAACCACCTCAATTAGAGAAGCGAGGTGGAGCATACTATAGTGAGGCTGCATGTAGTTTAATAGATTCTATTTATAATGATCGGAGAGATATTCAGCCAGTAAATACAATAAATCGTGGTGCAATTCAAAGTATCCCTTATGAGTCTGCGGTAGAAATAAGCTGTGTGATTACAAAAGAAGGTCCAAAACCAATTATCATGGATGAGCTTCCTGTAGCAGTTCAAGGGTTGGTCAGTCAGATCAAGTCTTTCGAAAGGATAGCGGCAGATTCCGCTGTTTCTGGTGATTATAATAAAGCACTTTTAGCAATGACGATTAATCCCCTTGTTCCATCAGATACGATCGCTAAGAAAATTCTCAATGAAATGTTAGAAGCACATAAAGATTATCTGCCCAACTTTTTTGAAAAAGTCCAATAA
- a CDS encoding MurR/RpiR family transcriptional regulator, whose product MFSNKKISEFSDLEFALYNFIVTHPEKVIYMRIRDLANETHVSPTSILRFCRKLGFDGFTEFKVQLKIYINQTEKLSFIHSTTTLTEYLERTMQHDYDQRIRMISQSIAAAETIIFIGIGTSGILAEYGSRYFSALKKFSLYIKDPFFPMYTSPLKNSIAIVLSVSGETETIINLTNRAKEEGTKVISITNYPDCTLAKLSDYNLSYFVSTEYRESFNLTTQIPVIHLLESLAKETYKYIHT is encoded by the coding sequence ATGTTTTCCAATAAAAAAATTAGTGAGTTTTCCGATTTAGAGTTCGCTTTATATAATTTTATTGTCACACATCCAGAAAAGGTGATTTATATGCGTATTCGGGATTTGGCAAATGAAACGCATGTTTCACCAACTAGTATTTTAAGGTTTTGTAGAAAACTAGGATTCGATGGATTTACTGAATTTAAAGTTCAATTAAAAATCTATATAAATCAAACGGAAAAATTAAGTTTTATTCATTCAACTACCACATTAACCGAATACTTAGAACGTACAATGCAACATGACTATGATCAGCGAATTCGCATGATTTCTCAATCTATTGCTGCTGCAGAAACAATTATTTTCATTGGAATAGGAACATCGGGTATTTTAGCGGAATATGGTTCTAGGTATTTTTCAGCCTTAAAAAAGTTTTCACTGTATATAAAAGACCCCTTTTTTCCCATGTACACTTCTCCACTGAAAAATAGCATTGCTATAGTATTATCAGTATCTGGGGAAACGGAAACCATCATCAATCTTACTAATCGAGCAAAGGAAGAGGGAACAAAAGTAATTAGTATAACGAATTATCCCGACTGTACGTTGGCAAAACTATCTGATTACAATCTTTCTTATTTTGTTTCCACAGAGTATAGAGAATCATTTAATTTGACTACGCAAATACCTGTCATTCATTTATTAGAAAGCCTAGCTAAAGAAACGTATAAATATATTCATACGTAA